The stretch of DNA TTAAGAATCACGGATGATAAGCAAACCAAACTCACAGTTCGCGGAATAAATGACGTTCCAAAGACCACGTCTTTCATCCCAGTTTTCCAGGCTCTTCTTCTGTTTCGCTTGGTTAGCAGCAGATTGTGCATTCTTTCGTAGCGGGATATCAATCACTAATAATTTAAACCAATATAATCAATACACCATAGAACCGTCATGATCCTACCCAAACGCACCGTGACGATCactttgatttttgaaaGGAAGTTTCTGGCCGAGGAGTCCCAGTCGCTGATACGACTCCGCGGTGACGGACAGGGAAAGATGGCCCCGTGGGTCCACACACCACACGTCCTCTTCATCAGCTTCATTAGAACACACAATCACCGGATCGCTAAAACGTTAGATCTATCAGCATGCATGCAACGCATAGAACACAAACGGAGGATAAACCCATCCGAAAATaaatcaaaaaaagagcGCACCTTTCGCTGGCAGACGTCGCGAAGACATCAGCGTGGTGCAGGATATCCACCAGTCTGGCCTTCGCCCGCACGTAGCTTATCTCGAGCCCACGCAGAGCCTCCACCAATCTCGGATCCGAGGGGAACACGACGTCAATCtataaaagaaaaagaaaaaaaaaaggcaagaAGCAGCCGGGCCGACTTCGGAATTcagtttttattttttatggTATAGATTTGGGTCGCTCAGAAAGAAATCGGCTCCGGAGGGTACCAACCTGTTGAGAAAATGGATGGCTCGCTGCTAGAGATGCGATTTTGGAAGACGGTAGAGCTCCCACTGTGACTTTGAGCCGTCGTTTTTCTGGAGCCGGTGCATCCATGCTGGATGTCGAGTGTCAAGAAGCAAGAGTAGTAGCAAGTTCAGGTGATCCACGATGGGCCGTGTTTGGTGTCAGGCGGCTTTGTTCATCTCCGTCTTCCCACCCAAGTTTATACTCGTTAAGCTCATTTCAGATTAGATTGCAGCTTCGGACGTCTTAATATATCACACCAGGTTATTTTGGTTTAGTTCTTTTGTATATGAAAATGAGTACAACCCTCCAATACTATAGGTAATTACATTTAGTGGTCAATGCACTTTAAAGGTGGTTAAGTGTCTAAAGGATTCTACGAGGAAACAGCGACGCAAACAAGCAATTATGATGAATAGAGGCATGGACCCATCCGGTTGAAAAAATGTGGGATGGCCATTCTGTGCTTGAAATTATGCGATGAATGAGAGATAGAAAGGATGCGATGATATGATGGACATGATGGTATGTGCAAGCGAGAGCAATGGGAGGTGCGTGAATAAATTAAGCCAATGGTGCGCGGACGTATTTGCGGCGGAACTTGGAGTCAACGTGTTCCAAGTAGTAGGCGCCGGGCCAGATGTCGTCGACGGAACCTTCAGGGGTGTAATCTGACGCATTGTGGTTCTTCTCGCGAAGCTGAATTAAACGAATAATCAGTAAATCATGAGATGTAGGTAGGGAGACAGATCACATACAGAAAGAGCGTGCACGAATTCAGAAGGAGGAACGACCTTCATGGCAGCGAGGCGGGGAAGGAGGTTCATCTTGTCGCGGATTTCGGTGGTGTCACCCTTGACCCTCATGGTCCACACACTGGAGGCGCAACCAGATCCGAAGGAGAACAAGCTGGTGCGCTTGCCAAGGAGGGTCTGGGGCTCAACGGAGGCGATCAGGGAGGCGAGGCATCCGTAGAGCGAAGCGGTGTACATGTTGCCGAGGCGCCTTGAGCAAGCCATTCCAGGGTCGGTCTTGGTGGCAAAGGACTCTTTCGAGGCGTTGATGAAGACCTTCTCGACGTTCTTGTCGGTGAGGGAGGCAGCGTGAGTGGCGGAGAGGAAGGCATCTGGGTTGGGGATGTTGGCAAAGCGAGGAGCCTTGGGGTTGGCGAGGAAGTCGTTGAACATCATGCGGGCGTGTCCCTTGACGGCCTGCTTGCCGTATGGGCTGTGGAAGATGGCGTAGTCGACATCCTCGAGCGAGAAGGGAACTTCAGAGGGCTTTTCGGTGGAGGTTCCGTTGAGGTGTGCGCGCTTAGCCACCTTGGCGAGCTTCTCTCGGTAGGCAGTATAGGCAGCATCGAGAGCAGCGACGTAGGTGACGACGGAAACAGGGCCATCGACTTCAGGGTACTCAGAAGAGAGTTGGGGCTTGTAGAAATCGTAAGTGTTGGCCATGTAGTTTCCGTGGACGGCTATTTAAAGACACTTAGTATCATCGACATCATTCCGAGGTGAAGAGACATACGGTCAAATACGATGGGTGCGTTAGGGCCAATCAAAATGGCACACGCGCCAGCACCACCAGCAGGGCGAGCGGGTCCCTCAGCGTAAACAGCAATGTCTCCAGCAACGACGATAGCGTTGCGGCCGTCCCATGAACTCGACTCGATCCAGTTGATGGCGTTGAAAAGAGCGGCAGTTCCACCGTAGCAGGCGTTCTTGGAGTCGATACCTTCGATGTCAAAGTTGCCAGACTCGGCGAAGAGATCCATGATGGTAGTCTTGACGGATTTAGACTTGTCAATGATGGTCTCAGTGCCGACATCGATGCGTCCAATGGATTTGGGGTCGATGTTGAACTTTTCAAGGAGACCAGAGACAGCTGGAACGCGTTTTCATATGTTAAAAGACATTTGCAGCGAGATTGAGATATATACACACCATTCAGGGCGAAGGAGTTGATGTCTTCGCGGTCATCTGGCCAGGCCATGTACTCTTGACCAAGACCAATGGTGTATTTGCCCTTGGAGACACCATCGAACACCTCGAGATCGGTCTCAGAGATGCACTAGCGAATATCTGGCTTGAATGTGAAGCTCTggcagaaagaaaagagaacaTACACGACGGGGGAAGTAGACCTCCATGGCGAGGACACCGACATCCTTGGGGCGGGGGATCTCCGAGGCAGTGACGGCAGGGGCGTTGAGAGGGATAGTCATTGCTTGTGAGTAATGAAGGAGGTTGGTCAAAGAGATGGATGCGGAATGAAGAAAGGGTGAAATGGAGATGAACTGGTTATATAGAAAATGTCTATGGGCTGAGGAAAATAATACGAAAGTAACCTAAAATAAATATGGTACGATTCGGGGTTATGgcatcaaattcaaagtcGAACCAAACCACAACTAACTTATTCTTAGAAAACTGTGGCTGTAGTGTATTCTGTCGGCCGCAATAACATACCGCGTACAGCACCGTTCATTACTTCCTTCACCACCAGCAGTACCCGTCTCCTCAACTCCAAGCCCGCCTCACCCTGAAAACATACCGCAAGCCCTTTGTGCTCGGATGTACAACGGGCTCCTAGTATTCCTACCTTGGTCTCCGATATCTTACTCTATGTTCTCCTGCACCCTCTTCTCATTCGCTGGATCCACATTCCCCTTCCGTCTCCAGCACACAACCGAACCAATCCGAGCGCCATCTCATTCTCCGCTCTTTTGTTCAGAAATCTGCTGGGGTTGTATTGGGTCATGACGAACAAAAGGCATTCTTACTATATTAGGCAACTGCCGCGGTCCAGGCCCTAGCGTATTTTCCAATCCCGTCCACCAATCCTGACCGATTTATTCGTCCAAATAATACACTACGCACTGCCGATGTTTTCGATGATTGTCATTTTCTCCTCCGCTCGGACAGGTTTAGGAATTTTCATTTCAGGCACTCCAACATCCTAATCGCACTCATGTTTAACAGAGTATATATCTACCTTGATTGCGTCCAACTACTCTGGTCAAGGAACACGAATGGCAGATCAGCGACTCAATATCTTTATCACGAGTTAGCGCTCCAATAAGTGTTTTCCAGTCTCTTTTTCCAAGACCCAGGTGCAGCCCACACAGCTGATCGTAAGGAAGGTCGTTGCTCAAAATGCCAATGCAACCGCTATGCTTCATCGCTCCTACTTCTCTCGCCGCAGGGACGATTCCGATGGTCCGGAAAGCTCAAGCCTGGTCAAGTGCTAGTGGTTGGACCGCACGACTCCCAAAGACGTGCTAATTTGTAAGCGGTGCCATTGACATAGATCGACTTTCTACTCCCAACAGAGCAAAGAACATAGAGCATCGAGCACAGATAAGCAAGAGCAACGAGAATCCACTCGGTTTTTTCGGCATCGTGGGGAGACTGGGGTACCATCTTGCCCGAATGTTGCATAAGCCAGTTGTCGTGCATGCCCTCTCCCGCAGTAAATAATTGAGTGAAGTAATGCCCTCTTGACCTTGAACTGGGTCGATTCAGAGTTGAAACTGCTGGTCCACCGTCCATAGCATAAAATGATCTGATGAACCAAGCGCGCGAGGCGCGCGGAGAGCCGCAATTCCAGTGGTAAATACAATTTACTCGGTGCAGCGAAGAATCCAACCATCGACTTGATGTTCTACCACCTTTAGCATACACTGAAGCTCTCACCTTCAATGTCTTTATCTCTTTCCTTTGCTCACAGAAATTGTTAACTTACTTGACGTATGCGCCTAACGTCCTGTTTTCCAAGGCGCCTATTTCTATCATTAGCAGGGTCCGTTTTAGCCGCTATTGTGAAACCGGGGGAACACATAAAAATCGATCTCGCCATTCAACCGTCGCAGGGTCTGTGCTTTTTAAAACCGTTGCTATCAAGAAATTCTCATCATACGGGTGGACCTGAGGCTTGGTACGATTCATGCCATTGTTCTAGGGCACGGTCCATTGGAGGTCAGTCCCTGAGGGCATATAAGCTTTGTAACTTCAAAAGGAAGTGAAATTCCCATTTCTGCTTACATCTTTTCTTCTATCTTTAAAACTGAAGCTGACTCAGTGACGGCTTTCAATTTTGCAATTCTGTTAATATGAGCTTGTGAGTCTCCGGCGGGAGTCACTTATTTGGTATCAGTACGCCAGGTTGATAATATGCTCACTTGTTAACAATGACTTCAGAGACTCCCTTTGCAAAATTCAGAGATCCTTGACAAATGACCGTGTTGCTCGAAGTTCTAGTACAGTAAATTAAAAAGTACCCATTCAAAAGGTAGAAGAAATTAAAAGCGATGCAGGACCAGTGCAACGAAAGGAGTGTTTGAACCCAAAAAATTAAACCCAAAAGAATTCGACCTTGAACATTAATATAACGCTGTGTTTCATACATTTACGCTTCCACCGAATAGCCCTAAATCTTTCTTTGAGTACTGGGGTCAATTGATGGATTTTTTAAACTTACAGTATTTGGATACATATTTGACGCTGATAGGCGCCGAGCCCGGTTTGCACTAAAATCACTTGGTTTAGAAAAACGTATTGAAGATATCAATCACGATACTCACCGATGCAGGGGGCTGTCCTCCACGGGTATCAGTTCGGTAGATCTACAACAAAGATAAGCACTCAAAAAgtaaattcataaacaacGGCAAGCACATACCTGAGTAGCCAACGATCCCTGAACAGACTTGAGCTGCAGCCAATCCACATCCTGTTTCCCAGTAGGCGCCGGGGTGTTGCCGACCTTGGCAGCGAGCACAAACGCATTCGAGTTGCCTTTCGCGCTACCAGCTCTGTAGTCCCACACAGGGCTAATACCCGTCCCAGACGGCGACGTGACGAAGAAATGCGATCCCAAGAACCCATATCCCATCAACGGCGTTCGTCCAGGCGTCTTGATGCTGGCGGGCATAATCTTCCACGCGGCGAATGCCAGGTCCTGCACACCGTTGAATATAGGGCCGAGCTTGGTCAGGCAGGACAGGTCGTAGAGATCAGCGACGGCACCGGCCGATCTGCAATGCAAAAGCAACGATCACGAAGGCGTCAAACTCAAAGTTGTGGGTATGATCAGCGGGGATAT from Psilocybe cubensis strain MGC-MH-2018 chromosome 7, whole genome shotgun sequence encodes:
- a CDS encoding ATP-dependent 5'-3' DNA helicase hcs1, which codes for MTIPLNAPAVTASEIPRPKDVGVLAMEVYFPRRCISETDLEVFDGVSKGKYTIGLGQEYMAWPDDREDINSFALNAVSGLLEKFNIDPKSIGRIDVGTETIIDKSKSVKTTIMDLFAESGNFDIEGIDSKNACYGGTAALFNAINWIESSSWDGRNAIVVAGDIAVYAEGPARPAGGAGACAILIGPNAPIVFDPVHGNYMANTYDFYKPQLSSEYPEVDGPVSVVTYVAALDAAYTAYREKLAKVAKRAHLNGTSTEKPSEVPFSLEDVDYAIFHSPYGKQAVKGHARMMFNDFLANPKAPRFANIPNPDAFLSATHAASLTDKNVEKVFINASKESFATKTDPGMACSRRLGNMYTASLYGCLASLIASVEPQTLLGKRTSLFSFGSGCASSVWTMRVKGDTTEIRDKMNLLPRLAAMKVVPPSEFVHALSLREKNHNASDYTPEGSVDDIWPGAYYLEHVDSKFRRKYVRAPLA